GGATGATTGCCATCGGAGGTATAGCTGTGCCCACTGTCGCGCTCACCTGGCCAACCACGACGACCTCATCTCCAAGGTAACCAGGCCATAGCTAAGGCGAGAATGGGGGCCATTAGGGCTACTTGGCAACTCCCCATCCGCGGTCCTGATCCCCCCCCCTCTTGCTTTTCTTCCCCCGTAGTCCTTCCAGGGCAGTCAGGGGCGCGCCTACCTCTTCAATTCTGTGTGAGTATTGgtctcctgtctttctttttcctgacCTCTTGCGGCCTGTGTGTGACCTGCCCTGACATCATGCTGAGAATCCCAGGTTCCGTGGTTCAGGGAGGAATTCAGGCCGGAAGCCATTGATCATCCTTTGCATGGAGGCAGGGGAGGTCTCTGTGCTTGGTGCGACTCTGCTGGGGCTGTCCCATGTCCCCACAGGGTAAACGTGGGCTGCGGGCCAGCCGAGGAGCGGGTGCTGCTGACAGGCCTCCATGCTGTCGCTGACATCCACTGTGAAAACTGCAAGACCactttgggctggaaatatgtgAGTCCGTGATCTgtgtgcccgggctggcctttGATTTGACCCCACATCACCTCTTCCTTACAGTCTCTGTAACCTTTCAGCATGTGTCGGGCCAGTGCGGACAAACCAAACTGTCCTTACCTCCTGACTATGACCTCTTCCCTCACAGCCTACAAAGGCTTTTAGGATTTTTTCCTAACCCACTTCTCTCAAAGGCACTAGCACCACCCCTATTTTAAAGAGAAGGTATAAGCAGAGACCATATACTGAACACAATTACTTGCCATGCATTGTTGCATGCTCGTCATATAGTCTCTCTCCAGTCATTACAGCAGTGCTGATGGTACAATCTATTTTCTGTAGGAAAGAAGGAGCCCTGGCGTtattaagtaacttgcccaagatcacacagctggtAACAGGATAGGGATCAGACTTGTGCTTGGCTTATGTtttattgttcttgttttattttgtttgtggttgtAGTTGTCTTTTGATATAAGGTTTTactttctagcccaggctggcctgggtctcacaatcctcctgccttagctccctgaaggctgggattacagagtttgtgggttttgatttttttttttaagccaaactGTGGGTCACTATCTCATACTGTTATTCACAGAGAACCAGAGAAGTTGCCCCAACCCCAGGGCAATAAGGAAGGTACACTCCTTTTCCAAgcttctcctcccctctgctgCCTGGGAGGATCTGATTTCACTACCCAGAGTCTCATTTCCTTATCTGGCACTGGAAGATAAAGCAAGCTGGAGGCACCCCACACCTTACTGGAGATCAGATTAGATGTAACAAACAAGATTCCTTTGGGAATCTTCCTTGGGGGAGGCCTTGCTCTGACTGTTTGGGTGAGGTGGATGCcccaggcagagagagacagactgatATGACTTGAGTTTACCTCTTGCCCTGCCACAAATGTGCTGTGTCTCTGGTTAGGTAACTGGGGTTGTCTGGGAATCTCTGTAAAATAAAGAGATGGCCAGATCCAGAGATTAAAAACTTTTAATCTTAGCTagacactagtagctcacacttgtaaaatCTACttcttcaggaagttgagatctggggacCAGCCCAGAtaaggaaaggctatgagactcatctccagttaaccaccacaaaagccagaaataaaggtgtagctcaaatggtagaccatcagccttgagtggtaagagcttggggacaatgttcaagccctgagtttgagccctaatACTGGTGTGCGCGctcttgtatacacacacacacacacacacacaccccaaaacaaaaacaaaaaatgtttaatcTTTGCAGAGTCACGTAAACACTGAATTTGTCAAAAAGAAAGCATAGTTTTGGGTGAAAAAGCAGACTGGCAAACTGAGCATGCATGCCTAGAGATTAGGGTTGTTTAATATtgagttgttttcttttgcttttgtctgaTGTACTGAGATCTatcccaggaccttgtgcatgctacacagtgctcaaccacttaaaattatttatattaagTTCTGCTGTCCACCCAAAACCACATGTAGGTTGCAATGGCCTTCAGGCCACCAGTTGCAAACCCTATGAGCTCTTTCAGGTCCTCTATTGGCAGCTGTGATTCAGAATTCTGACTGCACACTGGTAGTGAGAAACAGCCCTACTATTTACCAGCTGTGTCTGTGGACAGGTCTCTCGGCTTTACTGGGCCAATCATGCTCCCCAACTCCTATGCCTGGTGGTAAAgcatttgcggggggggggggggggggaatgactggctcctcctctcctttcaggAGCAGGCCTTTGAGAGCAGCCAGAAGTACAAAGAGGGGAAGTACATCATTGAACTCAACCACATGATCAAAGACAACGGCTGGGACTGACCCCTGCTCCTGACGCATGTGGCTCCAGTCTGGCCTGGCCGCCAGGGGGCGCCACTGGATTCCCTCCACCAGAAGGGAGCGCTGGACACTCGGGGCTCCTACAGGGCAGGAAGGATCCAGCTCctgtacatatattttattgcatGCACTGTgactttgggggggaggggaaaatcaGAAGGGGGACGACACCCCCATTACCTTCCTGCGATCTGGCTGGCTTGgatctcattttttttaaccccttccttcctgtcctgcctGCCCCATAGTTATGGCCTGTGTGTTGCTCTCTTGGCCCCAGTGCACTATCTATCTGCCCTGTGACCTCCTCCCACTGGCCCCTGTTACCCCACGCGTGTCCCCATCATTCTGTATTGTTTGTACATAATAAAACAATGAAGTGCAGACCAGCCCCAGGCTCATGTGGAATCCAGGAAGCTGGGGGGCCTCAGATGGAGTCTCCTGTGCTATAGACCTGTTCAGATCCTAAGCTCAAGCTGGTGCATTTCCAGTGCCAGTGGAGCTCACAGAGCCCACAATGACTCCCTAGGCCTTGACCTCAGCTGTCGGTCTGTGCTTTTTTTGGCTTTAGTGCTTGGCTGCCACCTAGGGGCAGCTCCCCATTAGCAGGCCCGTGTGCTGTGGTTTTACTGAGCCTCTGTCCTGGACTACAACTCCCAGCCATCCTAGCGCAAATTGTTCTGGCCTTCTTGTGCACATTGGCGCCTGGCCTGCTGGGAAGTGTAGTTCCACAGGAACTAAGCAACCCTGCCGAGTGAGACGTCAAGGACTTTTGAGCAGTGCTCATTCCTCAACTCTTTGAGACTTTATGAAGGGTGGAGGGTTCATAGAATGGAAAGCAGGGAGGACTTTTGCTATGGGTTTCTTAAAGTTCCCAGTGCTCTCAAGTAATGAACTCAGGTTTCCaaccctgccctcctcctgccctcctcccaaccccccacTTCCCTCCTAGTCCAGTCCTCCAAGTGAAATGTGTGGTGAGTGGTGATGGGGGTCACCTGGCAAAAATGCTGGGGTGGTCAAGGACTGCCTCAGCTTCAGTCTCAgggtccaggccccgccccaggcttACTCCTAGCTGGGTCTCCTGCCGTGGGAACTCGGACCAGCTGGCCGGAAGAGCCAAACTGCGTCCCTGTCCAAGCCCTGGGGATCAATCAGACCGAGGAGTTAATTATGTAATGAGGGGGCAGGGGGTCGGGGCTAATGAAGCCAcacggggtggaggggagggggagagaaggggagggcacCCAGGTATCCGGCCCCTTCTTGGACCCCTTGGAGGCCCCCAGGGGTCTCCACCGCAGCCCACCACCAGGGCCCCAAAGAGGGGAGGGGCTGTGATCTCGGGTCTGGAAGGGGCTGAGCTGTGAGCTATAAAGGGGGCATCTCTTAGCACCCTGGGACTCTAGTAACAACGTGCCCTGAGGCTAGAAGGGACTCCAACATGTACCATCCACGGGAGTTATACCCCTCCTTGGGGACAGGCTACCGCCTGGGGCCTCCCCAGCCAGGGGCAGACTCCAGCTTTGGACCTGCCCTAGCAGAGGGCTACCGGTACCCAGGTGAGAAGTGAGACCATTTTCTGGGTAGAGGATTGGGGCTGTGCTTCCATGGGCTGGTTTCTTATTCTTCCAACGTCTCCAGATCTGGACACCCCCAagatggattgcttcctctctgggATTGAGGCCGCTCCATGCACCCTGGCTGCACCTCCACCTCTGCCCCTTctgcccccagccctgggtgCTGACCCAGCCCCACCAGCCCCAGAGGCCCTTCACTCCCTCCCTGGGGTCAGCCTGAGCCTGGAGAATCAGGAGCTGTGGAAAGAATTCAGCGCAGTGGGCACAGAGATGATTATCACCAAGGCTGGCAGGTGAGGGATGGCCATGTCAGTTTGAGCTGGGGCTCTTGGGGCTCTGGGGCTGTGATTGGGGGTTTCTTTGGAGCTGCAGCCTATTTGAATCTCACTATGGCCTAGACAAGGATGACAGTGGATGGCATCAGGAATCATTCTGTGGCAAGGGTCAAGAGTCAACCTGTGAGGCCTCTGGCTTGGTTTAGAAGCAAATCTATTGAGAATCACTTTGGACCTGTAGCAAAAAGTCTGGCTGGGTTATAGATTAGCGTGTGGTCTACATCAGAGATCAGTGTGTGGCTGGAATCAGATTCAGACTGATGGGGGTCAAGGGTCAGCCAGTGACCAGCATCAGAAAATCTGTCCAGGATCAGAAGTGAGCATGTGGGACTTAAGTATGACAAGATCCAGGCGTACCCTAGAGACAAGGAAGCAGTGTATGGCTGATGGCAAGGTATCTGAAGCCATAGTCCTGTGCCGTGGTCTAGGGCTGACTTTTTTCCTAAGCAAATTTGTCTTAACAGTTATGGGTCTAGTGCTGGAGACCAAGTAAAGGTATGAAAGTGGAATGCAAGAGGCTTCTGGCAAGGTTTTAGGGAGACAAGATAGTACCTATTCTACAAGGGGAGCTGGGGCCAGGATTCTGGGCTTTGCTTAGGATCTCCTGACCCATCTGTTCTATTTCCCCATCAATCCTAAGACATCTTCCTAGACTTTACCCTCTGGAGTTTTTTGGTTTGGGGAGTTTTATTTTGGTgatggtcttgggacttgaactcatggctatgGGCATTGTCCTTGGGCTGCTTTTGTATTcaaaggcgagcactctaccattggatgggagtctcatggacattcctgctcaggctggttgtgaactgtgatcctcacatcagcctcctgagcagttaggactacaaccatgagccactggtcccagctccctccctctgGGGTGTAATTCTGCTTCCCTTGAACTTTGTGTGGCAGAATCCTAGTCCCAATTTGGGGCTGCCTGCTGGTGACAGGCTCACCCTGGCAGTGGGTAGCTCCCGGCTTCTGGCTCTCTTCCCGGCTGCAGGCGTATGTTTCCAGCTTGCCGAGTGTCAGTCACGGGCCTGGACCCTGAGGCTCGCTACCTGTTCCTTCTGGATGTGGTTCCGGTGGACGGGGCTCGCTACCGCTGGCAGGGCCGGCGATGGGAGCCTAGTGGCAAGGCTGAGCCCAGGCTTCCAGATCGTGTCTACATTCACCCCGACTCTCCGGCCACGGGTGCTCACTGGATGCGGCAGCCTGTGTCCTTCCATCGCGTCAAGCTCACTAACAGCACACTGGACCCCCATGGCCACGTGAGGCCCAGGCTGGGACCCCAGAATAGGGGTGGAGGGTAGGGCTCGGAGAAACGCTAAGGCTGAGACTCAGAATAGTGAGTAACCCCTATTTCTCTCCTCCCAGCTGATCTTGCATTCTATGCACAAGTATCAGCCCCGCATCCATCTGGTGCGGGCCGCCCAGCTCTGCAGCCAGCACTGGGGGGGCGTGGCCTCTTTCCGCTTCCCAGAGACCACTTTCATCTCGGTGACAGCCTACCAGAACCCAAGGGTGAGTggccccgcggggggcgggggtggggtatGGGTGGTCTGCCTAGGCCCCAAAGGAGCTCTGGCCCGGATGTGTGTCCTCAGATCACACAACTGAAGATCGCAGCCAATCCCTTTGCCAAAGGATTCCGGGAGAATGGCAGAAACTGCAAGAGGTGggcatttttatgtatttatatttcgtGGTGACTGGGTTTCAATTCCAGGGCTTGTGCTTAGTAGGCAAGTACTTTAGACACACCTTGTTCATTCCTTCACTCTCATTCACCACTTATTAGTCCTGGTGTGTCAGGCACTGGGCTGAGGGCCAAGAACACTGATGAAAGGTACATTTTTTAAGTCATCGATTCAGTAACTACTCAGATCACTGGTTGTCATGGAATGGACTTGCAAGTATACGAAAGAAACATTGTTAGAATGTTAAGTTCTAGAGAAGAGAAACTAAGCAGGGAAAGATATGAGTGACTAGGGGAGAGCTAGAGCTGGTGGACTGTTGTTCCATCCCCagcaggaaggggggagggagtacAGTACTAGATAAGAAGTCTGGAAAAGCCTCTTTGAGGAAATGCTGAAGTGTGCAGGCCTAGGCGGCATGCAAGGCCCCCAAGGCAGGACTGGGCCTTGGCATGATGGGTGTGGTGGCATGAGGTAAGGCAAGCTGTGATGGGAAGCCGGACTAGACTGTAAGGGACTAAAGACTGGGCATCTGAGTCCAGCCCCCTGGGCTGCCTCCTGTGTTTGGGGTGCTATCTATAAAGTGTGGGAGTGTAAGAACTATCAGGAAGGAGGCCAGAAAGTCATCCTGGAGGAAGTGATGTTGGAAGTGTCATATGCAGGAAGTTACGCTGGGAAGGATGGGTGGGGCAGATGCCAAGGTGCTGGAAAGTTCCTGAAAGGTGGCTgttggggaagaggaaagagagacaggCTGGGAGTCCTAGCAGCCGAGTTTCTGTGGATTCTAAGTGGACAGGAGCAGCACTGGAAAGTTCACGTGGGCCCGAAATCCCAGCCCTGTCACCTAAATCTCTGGCCTTCAgtgtcatctgtaaaatgggcacaATAATGACACATGACAGGGACTCCTGGAGGGTGACATGCTTGGCACCTGGTAAGTACTATTAgtgccatcatcatcatcaccatcatcatcactgttCCCCAGGGAGCGAGATGCCCGTGTGAAGAGGAAACTTCGGGGCCCAGAGCCAGTAGCCACAGAGGCCTATGGGAACGGAGGTAAGTGTTGTCCTAAAAGTGCCAGGCCTGGCACAATGATCCTCCTTCCCAATGTGTCCCTGTTGTCTTCCCAGATGCGCCAGGGGGTCCCTGTGACTCCACATTGGGGGGGGACATTCAGGAGTCGGAGACGGAGCAGGCCCCAGCCCCCGGGGAAGCAGCTCCTGCACCAGCTCCTCCGTGCGGAGGTCCCAGTGCTGAGGCCTACGTCCTTCACCCCGCAGCATTCCATGGGGCCCCCAGTCACCTACCAGCCAGGTGAGGGCACAGGGCTGGGCTGCTCCCCGCGGTGTGGTGTTGTCTCTCCTGTTCTGACACAGCTCTCTACTTCAGGAACCCCAGCTTTCCTGAGGCTGTGGAGTCAGGGCGCCCAGCCCCCTACTCAGCTGCATTCCTGGAGCTGCAGCCCGGGCCAGGGGGACCAGGGTACCCAGCAGCCCCCCCAGCAGCACCCTTCACCCCACACTTCCTCCAAGGAGGGCCATTCTCTATCCCCTACCCAGGGCCTTCAGGGTTCCTGGATGTGGGCTCTAAACCAATGTACTGAGGGAGCAGAGCCCTGTGCCATCTTTCCCAACTACCtctgcttcccttcccccaaccagCAGCCCCTCAACTTTCTGGCCTCCTCCCCCATGCCAAATGGCAGCCTTGTCCCCCCCCTCCCTCAACTTCACACCTTGACTTCACTCCCACCCCCTCCGGCTTCAAAGCCCAGGAGAGGCTCTGGAGTCCAGCTGgggccagcttcccttccctgctctCACCTTGGTGTGAATGGAGCCTCTCCTGGGGCCAAATGGGACCCAGCCTGCACTCCCCACCCCCTTGGCCTGGGGCAAGCTGCACCAGTTTGTTCTCAGGAGCAGAGTATTTTTGTTAATAAAACTCTCAAAAAGGACACAGGGGGCTCATGATGCTGGGGTTATGAAGAGTCAAAAGTGTAGCAGGCCATGGTAAGCCAGGCCTGGCACTGTCACTCCGGGTGCCTAGCCTTCTGCCCAGAAACCTATCTGCTCTGACCTGTATTCTCTTCGGAAACATGGGGGTGGAGGTCTCTGGATGCGAGCTGTCTCTTGTGGCTAGCTGGGACTCAGGGGGCCCTGGGGGAGCAGCTTTGCTGGGTGAGGATCTGCAGATTCTGGGTGACCACCTAGACTTCCTAGTAGGCTGGACCGAAGCCCCAGGCCAGCCCCTGGGCCCCCTAAGCCAAGTCTGACATaaaccccaacaccatttttcttcttttattagaattttttttcttcttttttctcaaaacttttatctaaaaacaaacaaaaaaagaaaaaagaaaaaaaaaaagactggaaactTCATGGTTGGagtggggagaaaggagaggggagcctGGGGCCAAAGGCTCCAACGTCTCCCGATAAAGTCCTCACCCTGGGGAGAGCAGAGCTGGAAGCCCCTCCACGCCCAGCCTCCAACTGAGGAGAGGGCAGTCACAGTGGTCCAAGGGCCAGAGAGGCTGAGAAGCAAGCCGAGGGATCACAGGAAGTAGTCGGCCACGGGCTTCTTGGAAGGAATACCCCGTGTCTCCTGGGGAGCAGCCTCAAAGATGATGAAATCTTTCTGGAGATGTTCATCCAGCTCCAAGATGGCTGCCACATTCCCACAGCTGGACACAGGGGCAGCGGTTAGGGGTTGGCCTAGATCCccatccctacccccaccccgatCACTTGGCTCTGCCAACCAGCTCACCGGTAGCAGTAGTTGGGTGCGGACCACACAGTGAGCACAGTCTCATTGAAATGCCACTTGTAACCTTCCATTACCAGTTGGTGGGCACGGCAGATCATGTCAATGTCGTTGGCTGCGTTGAACTGGGCCACAACATCGCTGCCAAACAGGTAGCCGGCCCCCCGGGGACTCACACCCCAGCCTGTGGTATCTGAGGTGCAAGGCAAGGATGGAAGGGCAGGGCTCAAGATCCTCTGCTTGTCTGCTGTCCCAGACCCAGAGGGGACCACCCTGCTCTATTGACCAGAGGCTCTGCAGGTTCTTGGGACAGGATGGCAAATGTTAGGACAGGTGAGCTCCACCTAGAAGACCcagaggctggcactgcctggcCACAGTGACAACACAACACACCATTCCTCAACCTGTGAAGGTCAAcaaaaccaggctgggaatgACAGGTGTGGGCAAGGATGGACCCAGCCAGATGGCAGCCACACCAACGCCATCTGGAGTGGCAAGATGGAGTGGACCTAATTTTAAATCTCGGCTCTGCTCCCTGCTAGCAGGGAATGGTGCCATTCTGGGGGCCTTGCCTCTGAAACCACTGCTGTCAAGTTCTGAAGGCCCTTCCCATTGAGGGAGCCAGGGACTTGGCCCTGGCCAGCCCTCCGTGTCAGCACGCATGCTCCTACCActcagcccctgcccctgccctcatGCTGCCTGCTCCTTACAGGTCCAGCCAGGCAGGTGGATGCAGCAAGTGTGGCTTTGCCTTGTCCTATTCCCCCCAAAGTGGCCTTTAAGGCACTTGCTTTAGTCTGTCTGGACATGCTAAGGGTGGAGCTGCCTGGCCAGGGGCAACCCACCCGCCCAGCCTCACCTTCAGGGTCGGACCACAGGAGGTCACACATGGGCCCGTCATGGGGTACCTCTTGTTTTCGGTCAATTGTCCGGATCTGGTCCAGGGTctggatggagggagaaaggccTCCGTGCACGCAGAAGATCTAGAAGGGAGACAAATTCCAGACAGAAAGGAGGTGTCAGCCAAGAGCACCCCAGCTCTCCATCCCTGAAGAGACTGGAGCCAGCCTACCTTGCCATCGATGATGGCTGACAGGCTGAGGTAGTCAAAGATCTCAGTGCAGTAGCGCCACACAGTCACCGAGCCATACTTGCGCAGGCACTCGTCGTAGAAGCCATAGACCTGTGTGATCTGGCGGCTCTCGTGGTTGCCCCGGATGAGGGTGATGCGGTCAGGATAACGAACCTAGTGGCGGTGGAACACCAACACAAGGGCTGGGTGCAGCCTGACTTTCCACTTGTCCCCTCCCCAACTCCACAGCCCCCCAGCTTCATGGTCACCATGGTCGTGGCACACGTGTGCCATCTCTTACCTAAATTGTGCTGCATCCCCCCACAGGATGGAAACCCCAACTCCCCAGCTACAAAAGTAATGTCTGCTCTTTCATCTTCAGGCCTCAAGCCAAGTCTTGACACACACCGGAAGCCCTGAGGCTCCTCTCGCCTCTCACCAATGGACCCTGTGGTTTGGCTGCCGGCTGCCACCTCCAAAGCACAGACCCTCTGTGCTCAGCCTGGCACTCTGCCCTGTTGGCACCCTCCCCCCGGGGCTGGATGGATGGCTTTATTAGAAGTGAAGGGCTCTGACTGCCCCACTGTGGGCATGGCAAACGGGCAGACATGGACAGGGCTGGGACGGTGCAGACAGGGTGCAGAGGGGGCCACACGTTCCCACCTTGAGTGCCAGCAGCAGGAGGAAAGTCTCCACACTGTAGAAACCACGGTCCACAAAGTCCCCCATGAAGAGGTAGTTGGTCTCAGGGACATCGCCACCCACCTAGACAGAGGGAGAGTTTTGCATGGGCCGGACCCATGCCTCCCCACCGCGGTGGCCAAGTCTCACCCAGCTCAGACCTTTCTTCCCTCATTGACTTCTGACCCCCTGCACACAGGGAAGTAGGGGTTCTGCTCTCAGCCTGTGGGTGTCGTCTTCCAGCCACCCCAGAGCCCATTCCCCACCTGCTTCCCCACTCACTCTGAACAGTTCCTTAAGGTCATAGAACTGCCCGTGGATGTCACCACACACCTAGGAAGAAGAAAGTAGTCTGACAGAGTGAACAATGGGACAGTCCTTTTGTCCCCAGGGTTTGACATTCAAAACTTCCAagagggctggaatgtggcctagtggtaaagtgcttgcctagcatgcaccaagccctgggtttgattcctcagcaccacataaacagaaaaagccggaagtggcactgtggctcaagtggtagagtgctagcctttagcaaaaagaatccagggacagtgctcagatcctgagttcaaaacccaggactggcaaaaacaacaacaaaaaacacctttcAAGAgcataaacactttttttttttttttttgccagtcctgggccttggactcagggcctgagcactgtccctggcttgttcccgccacttgagccacagcgccacttctggccgttttctgtatatgtggtgctggggaatcgaacctagggcctcctgtatctgaggcaggcactcttgccactaggctatatccccagccccaagagcatAAACACTTTGACCACTGGTCTCCAGGGCCACACAGccatccctccaccccctccacacacacacacacacacacagcgagtGTTAACTAACTGCTCTGAGCAAGAGCAGTACTAAGTTTCCAGAGAGATCCACAGCTCTGACAACTTGGCCCCCCTCTCTCACCTCTCCTCACATCACCAGCATAGAGTTACTGACAAGGCCCCGGAAACGTGTGGCTAGGACCAACTGCCAAATTACAAGTTCTTCTGACCCAACAAGAGTATCCTCCCATCCCAAATCAAAATTATcacttttttttcagtactggaattCGATCTCAGGGCAGGCTTTGTGCATGATTAGGCAGGAGCGCTACTACTTGAGTTATGACTCAGCCTTTTTGATTATTTCTGAACTAGGGTCTCATTTTTCCATGAGAACCTGATGTAACCGAATGTCATGTGCACACCACCATGTTTAAAGACTTCTATGTTGAGTAAGGGTCTTGCAAACTTGAATATGTCTGGGCTGTCCTAGAACTTCAATCCTCCTAAGCTCaccctcccaagaagctaggattataggtgtgacacaccagtgcctagcttttttggggggagggggaggggggcagttacaggagtttgaattcaaggcctttacTTACTTgttaggtactctaccacttgagccagatatAGTTCAGCACTACCTCTCCCCTTTTTTGTGGCACTAGGGATAGAGCTCTGGGCCTCATATGCACTAGGCGAGTGCTAcagtgagctacatcctcagccggtactggagcttgaactgaggaccttatTGTCAGGCctgtgctcagctttttcactcaaagctggtgctctaccacttgcaccacacctcCGGCTTGCTAGTAATGGAGATGAGCCTCTTATCagaccagactggcttcaaatctccaccCTCAGATGGGAGAGAAGTTGGCAGCAGGGGTTAGGAGACATGGCACAGGGCTTTCTGGGTTCTCAGGAATGAGTGGTGGC
This genomic stretch from Perognathus longimembris pacificus isolate PPM17 chromosome 23, ASM2315922v1, whole genome shotgun sequence harbors:
- the Ypel3 gene encoding protein yippee-like 3, yielding MVRISKPKTFQAYLDDCHRRYSCAHCRAHLANHDDLISKSFQGSQGRAYLFNSVVNVGCGPAEERVLLTGLHAVADIHCENCKTTLGWKYEQAFESSQKYKEGKYIIELNHMIKDNGWD
- the Ppp4c gene encoding serine/threonine-protein phosphatase 4 catalytic subunit; its protein translation is MAEISDLDRQIEQLRRCELIKESEVKALCAKAREILVEESNVQRVDSPVTVCGDIHGQFYDLKELFRVGGDVPETNYLFMGDFVDRGFYSVETFLLLLALKVRYPDRITLIRGNHESRQITQVYGFYDECLRKYGSVTVWRYCTEIFDYLSLSAIIDGKIFCVHGGLSPSIQTLDQIRTIDRKQEVPHDGPMCDLLWSDPEDTTGWGVSPRGAGYLFGSDVVAQFNAANDIDMICRAHQLVMEGYKWHFNETVLTVWSAPNYCYRCGNVAAILELDEHLQKDFIIFEAAPQETRGIPSKKPVADYFL
- the Tbx6 gene encoding T-box transcription factor TBX6 — encoded protein: MYHPRELYPSLGTGYRLGPPQPGADSSFGPALAEGYRYPDLDTPKMDCFLSGIEAAPCTLAAPPPLPLLPPALGADPAPPAPEALHSLPGVSLSLENQELWKEFSAVGTEMIITKAGRRMFPACRVSVTGLDPEARYLFLLDVVPVDGARYRWQGRRWEPSGKAEPRLPDRVYIHPDSPATGAHWMRQPVSFHRVKLTNSTLDPHGHLILHSMHKYQPRIHLVRAAQLCSQHWGGVASFRFPETTFISVTAYQNPRITQLKIAANPFAKGFRENGRNCKRERDARVKRKLRGPEPVATEAYGNGDAPGGPCDSTLGGDIQESETEQAPAPGEAAPAPAPPCGGPSAEAYVLHPAAFHGAPSHLPARNPSFPEAVESGRPAPYSAAFLELQPGPGGPGYPAAPPAAPFTPHFLQGGPFSIPYPGPSGFLDVGSKPMY